Below is a genomic region from Leucobacter exalbidus.
CGCCCTTCTCGATAGTCGATCTCTGCGACTGACGCGGTCGGATGAGGGAACCCGGCCTTCTTGATGAACCCGTTGACCCGGTTCTCGCGCCGGATCCCGAGCGCTAAATCGGCGGCGGTTTGAAAGAGTTGTTCGGGGGTGAGATGGTCATTCGCCTCATCAGCGATGAGCTGCTCGAACTGGAGCGCAACGTGCGTGATCCTGAGGGTGCGGAATTTCTCGTGGTCTTCGCTGCTGAACATTAGGCTGCGCCTCCCTGCTGCCCGTTGCCTGGGGCGTAGTGAGAAGCGTCGCGCACGTACACGTCAGCAAACTCTTCGAACTTAACGGGACTCACTCGCTTTGCTTGGCCTTTCTGCGTTGACCCTGCCGGCACTCGGGGTGCAGGTTTCTTGACGTCGCTATCGATGCCCGCCATCATGCGTTTCAACACGGTGTATGTGGGTGCCGTTCCGAGGTTCAACACCTGCTGGCAGGCAGCCTCGAGTCGCTGCTTGTTCCGCCTCCCCAACCCGGTGAGAATATTCTGGCAGTCGAGGAAGCCCTGCGCCTCGATCTGCTGACGGTCAAGAACCTGCTCGATCACGGTCACGGTCGCGGGGCCGAAGCTCCGCGCGAGATCGGTGAACCATCGCCTGGTCCACAGCCCATCAATGTTGCGGTGCTGTGGCGGCACATGCGCAGGCTGGGTCGCATACTGGCCTTTACGCCCGGTGAGGCGTCGGTGTTCACAGACAAGATCGTGCCCATCGAACACTGCCACTCTCGCCGAGGTGAGTCGGGCCCGAAGGAGGCGGCCAGCGTAAGCATGGGGAACGGAGTAGTGCATGTAATTGCAGGTGACGTGGTAGTTCCGCCCCACCTTCACGTCTTTCCACTCGACTTCTTCAAACGGGTCGGCAGGCATCGGCCCAAGTTCTGCCGCTTCCTCGGTCTCGAATCGTTCCCATCTGGTGGTGTCGTCGGCGCGTAACATCACGTGATTGATCTCGTGTACCCGCTCCTCGATCGCTTCGTTCAACTCCGCAAGACTCGACCATGTTTCCTCGGCAAGATATCCGATGACACGTTTATTGACTACGTTTACCGCGTTCTCGGCAGCCGCTTTGTCGCGTGGTTTCTTGACTCTGGCGGGCACGACCGCGACTCCGTAATGGTCAGCGAACTGCCGGTAGCGTGCGTTCACTACCCGCTCCGCATCACCCTGCCGCAGCCGATGTGTCGAGGTTGTCGGGTTATCGGGCACGATCAACTTCGTCGTGCCCCCAAAGAACGAGAACGCACGCGCATGCGCGTCAATCCACGACGGTGATTTCATGTCCGTATACGCGTGGCAGAACACCGCACCCGAAAACGGGAGCGCTGCAACAAACAAGATCGCCTTGGTGATTTCCCCGGTTGCCTGGTCGACGAGGTCGAGGGTGTCGCCAGCCCAATCGACAAGTATCGCCCGACCCGGCTCATGTTTGAGCGTCGCGACGAGATCGTTCTTCCTCAGGTAGTCGCTGAAGAGATGGCAGTACTGGGCGTACCCATATTTCCTCAGCCCTCCGCTATCTTGACCGACATAGCGTGACCAGGCTTGCTGCAGCGTGAAATGCCGATTCTTCCGCATCGATGCCACCACCCGTCGGTAGTCGGGCTGTTCATAATCATCGCTCACTCGAGCGCGCCCATCGGGGAACAAACCCCGCACCTCGGCATCGGTCATGGGCTGGAACAAAGCGCGAGTAATCCCGCGCGTCGCGATCACCTTCTTCGCTGCTGCAACCTCTCGGCGAGAACATCCCACAAGCTCCGTGATCGTCGCGTAGCTGCGCTGATCGAGGAGCAGATCCATGATTTTTCGGTAATCGGCCATCACCGGCCACCTCCTGAAACTGTGTCAGCAGCACCGTATTGTGCCGCTAGTTCCAGAAAAGCGCATAACGCGCGGCAGTACCACCTGCCCAGAATAGGAGTACCGGGTAGATGGACTACCCGTACCAACTGAGGCTATGCGCCAATTCTGATGGTACGTAAGATTAAAGCCAAATTGGTACTCAGGCTGCGCGCCGAGGGACTGTCACTCAGACAAGTCGAAGCTCAAGGCATCTCTCAACACAGCGTCATCAAGACTGAGCGGGCCGCGGCCCGCGAGGGCATCACCTGGGCGACCGCAGAGCCCATGAGTGACGTCGAGGTATACGAGCGGCTTTTCCCTGACAGCGGCACACGGGAGAGCGTCTATGAACAACCTGACTGGCCCAAACTGCATCGTGAGCTCGCGAGAGTTGGGGTCACGCTGAAACTCCTCCACGACGAGTACCGTGACCTGTGCCAGGCTACTGACCGGCCAGGCATGGGGTACGACCGGTTCTGTAAAACGTACGCCGACTATGTACGCACGCAGGGCATCTCATCAAGGGTGGGACACAAAGCTGGTCAGACCGTTGAAGTCGACTGGTCAGGCCCGACGATGCAGCTCACCGACTCGGTAACGAGGGCGGCAACACGGGTGTATTTGTTTGTCGGGTGCCTCCCGTTCTCGCGCTGCGGGTTCGTCGAGCCGACGCTTGATATGCGGCAAGATACGTGGCTTTCCTGCCACGTCGCCATGTTCGACTGGTTCAACGGCTCGACCCCAAGGATCGTGCCCGACAACTTGAAAACCGGTGTACTTAAACACCCCCGCGAGGGCGAGGTGATCCTCAACGACGCTTACCGGGAACTCGCCACACACTATTCAGCAGCCGTGTTGCCGGGCAGGCCCCGCCGCCCCAAAGACAAAGCAAGCGTTGAAAACACGGTCTGGAGTGTGGCAACGTGGGTGATCGCGTCGCTCCGTCACCGTGAGTTTGCCACGCTCGCTGAACTCCGGGGAGCGATCTATGAGCAGATGGCTGCGTTCAATCGGGAACCGTTCCAGAAACGTGCCGGCTCGAGGCAGAGCGTGTTCGAGAACGAAGAACAGCCCCGGCTGCGGCCGCTGCCCGTCGTCCCCTACGAGATCAGCCGCTGGGTGTATGGCCGGCGCGTCGGACGAGACGGACACGTGGTGTGGGAGAAGAACCACTACTCGGCCCCTTACCCGCATGTAGGCGAACTGGTTGACGTGCGCGTCACCGCCCGCATTATCGAGATCTATCAAGGCGGCGACCGGCTCGCTTCCCACGTACTCGCCCCGGCGGGTGTCACCGGCGAATACTGCACGAGAGATGGCGATCTCCCCGACGGGCCCAAATATCGGGAATGGGATGCGCTGCGCGTGCGTGAATGGGCGGCAAGAATCGGCGAGCACACCACGACAGTGGTGGCACGCATCTTCGCGTCAGTTCCCATCGAGGAACAAGGGTTGAACGCGGCGTTGGCAGTGTTACGGCTCACCCGACGCTATTCGAGTAGCAGAGTGGAACGAGCATGCGAGATCGCGTTGGCCAGCAGAGTCAGGTCTCCTCGTTACGCGCACTTGCGCCCCATCCTCGAGACCAGGCAAGACGAGACCGGGAAACGGCATCCCAGGTTCAGTGATGCGGGGGCTGCCAGCGACACCGCGGCTCCGACTGGATATGTGCGCGGGGCTGCCTACTACGGAGGGAACACAAAGTGACGATCATTGACACCGACACCAAACACAAGCTCCGTGAAATGGGGGCCACCGCGTTAGTTGACGCGTTGACCGGGCAAGACGACACCCTCACTCTCGGAATGCCTTTCGCCGAGCGCATCAAGCTCGCTGTCGATGACGCCCACTCATCGTTTTCGCAGCAGAAAATCGAGGGCCTGATTCGGCGGGCAGCGCTGCGTTACCCCGATGCTGAACTCAGACGCCTCGATCTCCTCGAGGAACGTCATATCGACCGGGGTGTGATCGCGCAGCTGGGGACCTGCGCGTTCGTGAGCCGCGGCGAGAACGTCGTGTTCCAGGGATTCACCGGGTCAGGGAAAACCTATCTGGGGTCAGCGCTCACCAGGGCCGCTTGCCAGCACCAGTATCGGGCACTCTACATTCGGATGCCTGACCTCGAGGAAGCGTGGCATGCGGCGGCGGACAAACCTGGAGGGAAAGAAAAGTTCCTCCGCAAGTATGCCGCCTATCAGCTGCTCACCATCGATGAGTGGTTGCTCGATCCACCAAGTGGCAGTCTGCGAGGGATGCTCCTTGAGCTTCTCGAGCGCCGATACGACACCGTCTCGACCGTGTTCTGCACCCAATACCAGAAGCAGGACTGGCATGACCGGCTCGGCGGTGATGTTCACGCCGATGCCATCATGGATCGTATTGTGCACCGCACGATCTGGGTAGAGACGGGAGAGACAAACATGCGCGAGCACACCGCTCGCGGATAGCCCGCCAGCTGGTGGGCTACAGCCAGACCGGTTGCTGCCCACCAGTACTACTCGGTGCTGCTCAACCGCAATAATGAGTGCTGCTCAACTACAATATTGGTGCTGCTCAAGCCATCGAATACTCAGTCGCTCTCCGTAACGCACAGACGTGAAGCGAGACCCCGCATCGCTATGGCAGCGAACATCAGGAAGCCGACGGCCGTGCGACCAGCATGCCATCTCGATCGAGTCAAATATCGTCTCGGTCTTCATGTTCGATGCACACCGCCAGCCCACGATCATGCGGCTAAACGCATCAATGATGAAACAGACGTAAGCGACGCCCTGCCAAGTCGGCACGAACGTCAAATCCGTCACCCACAATGGTTAGGCGCGTGCGCTGAAAATACCCGATTCACGAGGTCTGGGTGCCGCGCCGCCCGAGACTCAGGCTTCGTCGTCTTCACGCGCTTCTCGCGACGTATGCCCTCAACCTCGAGGACTTTCATGAGCCTTGCGACCTGATCGCAGCCAATATCGATGCCGGCACGTTTCGTGGCCTTCCAGAGCTTGCGCACCCCATAGACAGAGTAGTTCGACTCCAGATTTCGAGGAGCTGCGGCGCTACCTCTGCATCCCGATTTTGCCGAGCCGAGACTGGTCTGCCGTTTGCTGCGTACTACGTTGACGGGGCCACCAGCAGCACGCTGCAGATGCGCTCGACCCCGAGCCTGCGACCAGCAACAACATCGTCTTTGTTGCGGTTGATGAAGGCCACTAATTCTTGTATTGGCGGTCGAGCTCCGCCCCGAAGAAAGACGCGGCACGCTTCAAGATTTCATTCGCGCGCTTGAGCTCACGCACTTCTTGCTCAAGCTCACGCATGCGAGCTTGTTCATCGGTTGTGACACCAGCTTTTACGCCGTCATCAATGTCGGCCTGGCGCACCCATGACTGCAATGATTCGGCCCCGTAGCCGAGTGATCGGCGACGCGTTGCACAGTTCCCTGTGATGTTCCGAGCTCTGCCCGGAGAGTACGGACCATCCGGATCGCGGCGGCTTTCTCTTCACCGGAGTATCGGCGCCCTTGTTCAAGTGTTGTTGTATGCTTCCATTCTCCTTCCAAAGCCAGGAGCCTCCAACAGAACCAGGGCGCTTCAGTTCGTCCTACACGCACTCCTGAGTGGCCCGGCTGAACGCTAACACTTCTAAACTCTTACGAATGCGATCGACACCATTCCCAAAGCGGGCTATCTAGCCCGGAAGAAACTGCTTTAAGTGTTCGCGAAGACCTTCGTCACAGACATAAACGTATGTACCCCTGATTCCACGAGTTAAAAGCACCGTGTATATGTTGCGCACGTATTGAAGTAGATCTTCGTCGGAATACGAGACACCCCGCTTGGGGTTGTTCTCCATGCCTTTCTTATCGAAGTAATGGCTTCTGTCGAAGTACACTCCTCGCTCCGGGGTGTATCGAAGATCCTTTCCGATGATCACTCCAACATAGTTCAGGTCGTAACCCTGGAGCGTGTGAATTGAGCCCACTTCTTCGGCCGACTGTTTCGAATTAATCCAGTCTTTATCCGTAGAGTTCCACCGAAGTGAAACCCCCTCAATTTCAATATCAAACGCCGATTTAATTTTTCGGCTCTGCCATTCCCACGCATAGCCCGCGGCCAGTCGGCCCAACCCGTGTTCAGAATTTTTATTTGAGATTGCCCGTTGCATTTCGTGAAAACTTAGAAAGTACTTCAGGTCATATCCACCGAACTCTTCTCGATGAAGCGGTGGATTTTCACTCAGCATTCTCCGCACATAACCCACGTAATCCTGGTCCGCACGCACACGCATTTGCGAAAGCAACGGATACAGACGGCCTGCAGCGCTCACTTCTGCGATGAGTTTCTTGGTCACTGAAAGTGGCAAATCAGCGGGCCGAACCGATTGCTCGGTGTCGAGCATCAGAATTTGGTGGGTGCTCTGTCGCCGGATCCAGTCGAGTTGCGTATAGGCGGGATCATCTTGCCCAAACAGAATCTCATTGATCGTTGCAAAGTCTTTGTTCCGCATACCCGATGCCTGATTCGCGCGCTGGTTCAGACGGTGGGCTTCATCAACGATCAGCACATCAAATTTCTCAGCACTCTTACCCACGTCAAAGGGCGTCAGCACCATAGACGTGTCAAGCCCCGGCGTAAGCTTGAATACTTTCTTTAAGGACTCGCGAAGGGATTGCTGCGGAACCACGATCCCAGCACGCAGCCCCTCTAACAACGTCGGGTAGCCTTCAACGAAAAACTCACTGAAAAGCGAGTCGCTATCAAGCGGTTCGCTAGTGTCATGGGTACGAATATCTTGCAAGAGTTTCATGAGGTAAATCCCCACGATCGTTTTACCCGTGCCGGGGTTACCCTGTACCACGACTGTGCTGCTCGTACCGTGCTCAAGATCACTGAACAGGCCTTCGAGCACACCCTCAACAGCGACAGCCTGATCCTGGTTAAGCGCTTTGAACGGTGAAAATTTGAATAGATCACTGTTTACGATCTGCGGGATCGTTCGATTGAACAGCCCTTCGGCGCGTAAGGCCTCAAATATTTCGTCAAATTTCTCTTGATAGTCAGAGCGCCGGTAATAGTCTGCGTCAGTGATTCCCTGATTGAGGTTAAGTACCTTGTACTTCCCATCGCCTGAGAACAGGCGAATGAGCATTGATTCCAGGTCCAAACATGCAGACTTATTAAAGGTCTCGTCCAAAATCACACGAGCTGTCTCTAGCCCCGCTTTGGCGCCTGAATCCAGGTGCTGCCGCATTCGACCGGCTGCGTTCAGTGACTCGCCGACGTAGATCTCTCGAGCGGCGTTGATCGTGTAGACCGCTGGCCAGTTCGAGTGTTTTTTACCAGCCGCACTCCACGCGAGAACGTTCGCCGGATCAAACTTGAACTTTTCAACTTTAAAGCTTGTCATACTTATCGCTCCGCCCGCGCGCCAGGGCCACTGGGTACTTTTCGGCGCTCCGTGCCAGCTTGTCCAAGATGATGTCATCCAGATTCAGGTGTAGCCGCTCGGCTAGGAGTATGCAATAGGTCAAGACGTCAGCCAGTTCGTCTTTGGCTTCCGCCACGTCACCTTCACCCCATTGGAAACATTCCAGGAGTTCTCCTGCTTCAATCGCAACGCTTTTTGCGAGGTTCTCTGGGGTGTGAAACTGCCCCCACTCTCGTTCCTCGCTAAACGCTCGAACTACGTCAATTGTCTGCTCCGAGATCATAGACAACACGCTATCAGCGTGAACATCGACATGCACCACTACGCTCTACTCTTATGCGCGCGCATGTAATTGCGTTAAGCTTATGGGTGACGTCAGTTCGGCGTCCTGACTCTGGGGTCGAACGATAGCCGCCCCTTGGAGTTCCGGTACGCCGCACACACCGTCACGTAGTTCTTCGTTCCACAAGAATTTAGGAGACCCACATGAAGATCCAAGCGGCAGTGGCCACAGCCCCCAAGACCGATCTCGACATTCGTGAGCTCACGCTCGATGCTCCCCGCGCCGACGAAGTGACCGTGCGCATGGTCGCCTCGGGCGTCTGCCACACCGACGCCATCGTGCGCGACCAGTGGTACCCGACCCCGCTCCCCGCGGTGCTTGGCCACGAGGGCTCGGGCGTCGTTGAAGCCATCGGCTCCGACGTCGTTGATTTCAAGGTCGGCGACAAGGTTGTGCTCGCGCCCGCCAGCTGCGGCGTCTGCGAAAACTGCATCAGCGGACACCCCCAGTACTGCGTCGACTTCTACGACCTCAACTTTGGCGGCAGCCGCACCGACGGCAGCAAAATGTTCGACGACAACGGCACCGCCATCTCGTCGAACTTCTTCGGCCAGTCGTCATTCGCGTCGATGACCAACGTCAAGGCACGCAACGCGGTAAAGGTCGCCGATGACGCGCCCCTCGAACTGCTCGGCCCGCTCGGCTGCGGCATCATGACCGGATCCGGCGCCGTCATCAACGTGCTCCAGCCCAGCCCCGGTGAGTCAGTAGCCGTCTTCGGCACCGGAGCAGTCGGCCTCGCCGGCATGCTCGGCGCCGTCGCAAGCGGCGCCACGACCATCATCATGGTCGACATCGTGCCCTCACGACTCGAGTTCGCGAAGGAGCTTGGTGCCACCCATGTTGTCAATTCCAAGGAGGTTGACGCGGTCGAGGCGATCCGCGAGATCACCGGCGGCAAGGGCGTCAACTACGCGCTCGACACCACGGGCGTACCCGCGGTCTTCAGCCAGATGACCAAGGCGCTCGCCACCCTCGGCCACGGTGTGCTCGTGGGAGCTGCGAAGCTCGGCACCGAGGCCGCATTCGACATCGGCACGCTGCTCACCAGCGGCATCCAGATCTCGATGGTCGTCGAGGGTGACGCGGTCCCCCGCGAGTTCATCCCGAAGCTCATCTCGCTGCACGAGAAGGGCCTCTTCCCCTTCGACAAGCTCGTGAAGACCTACGCCTTCACCGACATCAACCAGGCATTCGCCGACAGCGAGTCAGGCGTGACGATCAAGCCGGTCGTGCTGTTCTAGCGACCGCAATGATCTCTATGTAGATCTGTGCAGATCCGGATCGGGCGCCTCGCGAATCATCGCGAGGCGCCCGATCTCGTTATTGTTTTCCACAACAGGTGAAATTAGCGCTTGTTCGCCTCGTGCAGCTCATGCAATTGCGCTTCGGTCATGCCGAGGTGTGCGCCGATCTCGCGAATGAGCGTGTTCCAGACTTCACGTTTCAGCTGCTCCTCGTCGTGGGCATGCGCGAGCATCGACTTACGGTAGAGCACAACATTGTCGGGAATCGCCTCTGCGCCAAAGTTGCCGCGCGAGGTAAGCGGTACACCGCGGTACACAGCAAGCACGTTGAGGTTGCCATCTTCTGGCTCATCTTCAACAGTGATTGCCACATTGTTGAGCACCTCCGCCAAGTCGTCTGGCAGCTCATCCATGAGCGAGGCGACAAGGTTGATGAATTGATCTTCTGTGACTGGCTTCATGGGTACAGTCTGGCATGCGGGGGTAGCACGAAGCTCAACATTCTCGAACGGCTCGACACAAAGCTGTCAGCGCAGTCGCGACCAGTTACAGCCGCCATCACTTTGTGAGACGGTTCTCGGTCATCTTCCGTACAACGTCGAAAAACGTTGGTACATACTGTCCCCACGATTTTTCAATTTTGTCGATGTCGAGCTTGCCCGTATGGACTTGCTCGGACAGCCTCAGCCATCCTTCCCCAGTAGCAGAGGTAAGCGCGAACGCGACGCCTGCACCGATTACGCTTCCTGCACCGGGGATCAATTTGAGGAAGCTGCGCGCGAGGGCCTGTCCCGTGATCTGGACTCCCATCTGCGCGAGGGCACCCGCTGAAAGCATTGTTTTGAGCTCAAGATCATAGATTGCCGAGATACGACCAATCATCGTCAATTGGATCGGCGCCAAAATTGCGGCATCTGCGACGGGAACGGGGATCGCCGCGGCTGCTGCGGCTGCTGATGCGGCAGCCGCAATGACGGGGCGCGCCATCTCCCGTTTCCACGGGAGGTTGAGTCTCTGCGCGATTCGAAAGGCATCCTTCTCGTTTTCCGGGGATAGGGCGAGGGTTTCCGTGACGAGCTCACCGAGACCGTGCCCCTTACCCTTTCCGTGCTTTCCGCTCGTCGACGTCAGAATAACTCGTTGAATAGGAATGTCGATTGATGCCCCGTTCTCATCGACAGGGTCTTCGAGCCAAGCACGAAACTCTTCAACGTCGTCTGGTGCTGACCTTTTACCGGTTACCGGGTTCTTCGACCAGTCCACCTTCGTGAGTACAAGAATTACCGGAAGACCAGCAGCGTCCAGTTCTTTGATCATGTCGATGTCTGGGGGTGTGAGGCGTGGGAGCTGTGACAGTACGCAATACCAAACTACCGAGACCTGTTCGTTGGCGGGCCGTTCAGAGATCGTGTGCAAGTTTCGCCTGAGGATCTCGGCTGGGGTTTCACGTGATCCGATTTCGAATCCCTCGAAATCCCAGATTCCAAGAGAGTTATCTTGAAAATAGTGGACGCCCCTCGTCACGGGGAGGCCCTTGCCAACTTTCGCCAGATCACGACCGAATACCGCGTTGACGAGGGATGACTTGCCCACACCGGTGCCCCCAACTACGGCGAGATTGAACCTTCCATAGTGCGCCTTTGCCTGGGCATTCGCGTCGAGAAAGGATTGGTCAGTAATTTCAGGCTCATCCGTTGACGACCCTCTGGGCTCCGGCGCCATGTGTGGCCTACTTTCTTGTAATTCCGAGAGGGGCTCAGATCATACAGATGCAAGAGGCCCGTTCGATTACCCGTCACCTAGTTCCTGGCGGCTACCGGGTAGAAGTGTGTGCTCTTGTAGGCTACATCGGGCTGAGGACAAGTCGGTAGCGGCTCCCGCCGTCTAGCTGCATCGCAGTTCTCATAGGAGTAGCCTGCACGGCACTTCTGGTCGAATTACTTGGGCAGAAAGTCACTATCTCGGATAACCGGATCACGCCATTTCTTTTGCAGTCACCTCTGACTTCTCGTGGGGAGCCGTTTGAATTAGCGCAACCGAAAAGGTCGGCCCCTCGCGAGGTAATTCGCGAGGGGCCGACCGACTCTCAATCAACTTCTAGCAGTTCGAGTTACAACCCCGACCGCAGCAGCTTGCCGAGCGGTTTGCGGCCAATAAGCAGCAGCAGTCCGAGCACAAAGCCCGTGCTTGAGACGATCATGAAGTACTGCGGCGACTCGATCTTGGTGAACAGCTGACCGAGCTGGCCCGACAGCGACGAACCGAGCGCGAGGGTCAAGAAGTTCAGCCCCACCATCTGTGAGCGGAACGACTTCGGACCGATCTTGGTCGCCACCGACAACCCGATCGGGCCAACGAAGACCTCAGAGGATCCGGCAATCACCATAAACAGCAGAATCAGCGCGAGCGGAATGTATGCGTTGCCCGTGGCCGTCGAGATGATCAGCAGGAACAGGTAGGCGCAGCCGATCTGAATCAGGCCGATACCGAACTTGGTGACGGGAGAGGGCTGCTTGTCCCCCAGCTTGTGCCACAGCTTGGCGATCAGCGGCGTGATGAGTACGGCAGCGAGCGGGCTCGCGGTCGTGATCCAAGCGACGGGGAACGTCCAGTCACCGATCTGCAGATCGATGCGCTCGGTGATGAGAATTGAGATGGCCGTGAACTTCTGAAACAGTAGGCCGAAGTAGATGCCCGAGAACAAGAACAGCGGCAGGTAGCCGTACAGCCGGCGGCGCTCCACGGTGGTGACCTTCTTCGAGGTGCACATCGTGATGAAGTACGCGGCGGCCGCGATCAGTGCGAGCGTCGTGGTCGTCTTCGCCAGGTTGTCTGCGCGCAGCAGCCCGGTGGTCGTCACCACGATGACGAGGGCCACCGCGGCAACGGCCACGAGCGCGACCAGCGGGTAGCGCGACTTCGGCAACGGGTTGTTGATCTCAGAGGCGTGCGCGGGCAGCTTCTTCATCGAGACGAGGTACTGCACCAGTGCGCCGGCCATGCCGATCGCTGCGAGACCAAAGCCCCAGTGGAAGCCGTATTCGTTCTGCATCCAGCCCGTGGTGAGCGGGCCGACCACGGCGCCGATGTTGATCGCCATGTAGAAGTAAGAGAAGCTGACGTCGCGCTGCTGCTGCGAGTGCCCCTCGACGATAAAGCCCACGATCGACGTGATGTTCGTCTTCAGGGCGCCCGTGCCGAGCACGATCAAGATCAGGCCAGCGCCGAGCCCCAAGAAGCCGGGAACGATGGAGAGCACAATGTGCCCGGCCGTGATGATGAAGGCACCGATGAGCACCATCGTCTTGGGCGCGATGAGGCGGTCCCCCAGCCAGGCGCCGAGCACCTGCGCGAGGTAGACAGCCCCGCCGTATGCGCCCACGATGCCGGCGGCAGAGGCCGGCTCGATCGCGAGCCCGCCATCAGCGAGCGAGTAGAGCAGGTAGAACGCCAGAATGCCCTGCAGGCCGTAAAAAGAGTAGCGCTCCCAGAGCTCGGTAAATGCCATGCTCCAGACACCGCGGGGAAGGCCTGAGCGGCCGGGCGGTGAAAGCTTAACCTCGTGCGGTACCTGTAGGGTCTGTGTCATTCGTGGGAACCTGCCATTCGTGTTCAGATTGAAGCGGATAGTGTCTTGCGGTCTTACGGGGTGCCGTGAGTGCGGGCGCGGCAGCGCACCGGTGTTTCGGTGCGCACCCTCGGGTGTGCGCGTTTTCACGCACCGCAAAGCATCGTCGATGTTTCGCGGTTCTCATCGGCGAGAGCCCCCAGGCCTGCTGCCTCGGTCATTGCGGCAGCCCGGTATCTCGCGAAACCTGAGGCGATGCCTGCATGGTTCACGATTCGAACAAGCTCTGAACGCGGCTGTCGCGCGCCACGATATACGTGCCGTGCCAGGCGTGCCAGATCTTGATGTTCGCGCGGGGGCGAAGCTATGATTCTATCTTGAATTTGGGGTGCAAAATGCCACGCTCCATCGCGGCTTTCGAGGCGCCAATGGGGCACCGCTCCCCTACCCCGCGACACGTGCGCCGGGCGGCCCGAATTGGCCGCTGGCGCATCACCGATACGGTGGTGAGAGTGAATATCGCAATACGCCCCTGGGTCGGCATCCTCGCGCTCGTGGGAGCCACCCTCGCGTGGGCGGGCAACTTCCTTCTGGGCGGCGCTGCCGTCGGCGAGATGGGGGTGCTCAGCCTCGCGTGGATGCGCTGGGCGATCGCCGTCGTGCCACTGTTTGTGATTGCGCACTTCGTCGAGAAACCCGACTGGCGACTCATCGCGCGCAATTGGCCGCGCATCGTGCTGCTCGCGATCTGTGGGCTCGCGATCTACAACATCATGCTGTATCTGTCGCTCGGCGCCGATTCCGCCGTGAATGCGTCGCTCATCAATTCGGTGAACCCCGCGCTCATTGCCGTCGCTGCGGCGATCTTTCTGCGCTCCAGGGTGGGCGTGCGGGGTGTCTGTGGCATCGCGCTCGCGTTCTTTGGTGTCGTGTGGATTCTGACATCCGGATCCCCGCAAACCATTCTCGACAACCCGCCGTCGGCGGGCAGCCTATTCATGCTCGTCGCGATCTGCGCGTGGACGGCCTATACGATCCTCGGCCGCACCGGGCCCAAGCTGCCCCCGATTGCGTCGGTGGCAGCGCAGGCCCTCGTCGTGACCGTGGGCTTGGCCCCATTCGCGCTTGGCTCGGGGCTCGACCTTCCGAGCTCC
It encodes:
- a CDS encoding NAD(P)-dependent alcohol dehydrogenase; this encodes MKIQAAVATAPKTDLDIRELTLDAPRADEVTVRMVASGVCHTDAIVRDQWYPTPLPAVLGHEGSGVVEAIGSDVVDFKVGDKVVLAPASCGVCENCISGHPQYCVDFYDLNFGGSRTDGSKMFDDNGTAISSNFFGQSSFASMTNVKARNAVKVADDAPLELLGPLGCGIMTGSGAVINVLQPSPGESVAVFGTGAVGLAGMLGAVASGATTIIMVDIVPSRLEFAKELGATHVVNSKEVDAVEAIREITGGKGVNYALDTTGVPAVFSQMTKALATLGHGVLVGAAKLGTEAAFDIGTLLTSGIQISMVVEGDAVPREFIPKLISLHEKGLFPFDKLVKTYAFTDINQAFADSESGVTIKPVVLF
- a CDS encoding metallopeptidase family protein, with the translated sequence MKPVTEDQFINLVASLMDELPDDLAEVLNNVAITVEDEPEDGNLNVLAVYRGVPLTSRGNFGAEAIPDNVVLYRKSMLAHAHDEEQLKREVWNTLIREIGAHLGMTEAQLHELHEANKR
- a CDS encoding GTPase, producing the protein MAPEPRGSSTDEPEITDQSFLDANAQAKAHYGRFNLAVVGGTGVGKSSLVNAVFGRDLAKVGKGLPVTRGVHYFQDNSLGIWDFEGFEIGSRETPAEILRRNLHTISERPANEQVSVVWYCVLSQLPRLTPPDIDMIKELDAAGLPVILVLTKVDWSKNPVTGKRSAPDDVEEFRAWLEDPVDENGASIDIPIQRVILTSTSGKHGKGKGHGLGELVTETLALSPENEKDAFRIAQRLNLPWKREMARPVIAAAASAAAAAAAIPVPVADAAILAPIQLTMIGRISAIYDLELKTMLSAGALAQMGVQITGQALARSFLKLIPGAGSVIGAGVAFALTSATGEGWLRLSEQVHTGKLDIDKIEKSWGQYVPTFFDVVRKMTENRLTK
- a CDS encoding peptide MFS transporter, translated to MTQTLQVPHEVKLSPPGRSGLPRGVWSMAFTELWERYSFYGLQGILAFYLLYSLADGGLAIEPASAAGIVGAYGGAVYLAQVLGAWLGDRLIAPKTMVLIGAFIITAGHIVLSIVPGFLGLGAGLILIVLGTGALKTNITSIVGFIVEGHSQQQRDVSFSYFYMAINIGAVVGPLTTGWMQNEYGFHWGFGLAAIGMAGALVQYLVSMKKLPAHASEINNPLPKSRYPLVALVAVAAVALVIVVTTTGLLRADNLAKTTTTLALIAAAAYFITMCTSKKVTTVERRRLYGYLPLFLFSGIYFGLLFQKFTAISILITERIDLQIGDWTFPVAWITTASPLAAVLITPLIAKLWHKLGDKQPSPVTKFGIGLIQIGCAYLFLLIISTATGNAYIPLALILLFMVIAGSSEVFVGPIGLSVATKIGPKSFRSQMVGLNFLTLALGSSLSGQLGQLFTKIESPQYFMIVSSTGFVLGLLLLIGRKPLGKLLRSGL
- a CDS encoding DMT family transporter is translated as MNIAIRPWVGILALVGATLAWAGNFLLGGAAVGEMGVLSLAWMRWAIAVVPLFVIAHFVEKPDWRLIARNWPRIVLLAICGLAIYNIMLYLSLGADSAVNASLINSVNPALIAVAAAIFLRSRVGVRGVCGIALAFFGVVWILTSGSPQTILDNPPSAGSLFMLVAICAWTAYTILGRTGPKLPPIASVAAQALVVTVGLAPFALGSGLDLPSSSSGWAALAYIAVFPSIVSYVLWNTALQVIPAPRAGVFLNLITVFTVLGAVLLGTPLTIEELIGGVLVLAGVALTTNWRHRPAVNSPASQRSPGAGPGQGV